From Streptomyces sp. NBC_00683, one genomic window encodes:
- the clpS gene encoding ATP-dependent Clp protease adapter ClpS, which translates to MSVAAPVEIERPESAEETFAVPEPDVPWVTLVHNDPVNLMSYVTYVFQAYFGYSKDKAHKLMLDVHQKGRAVVSSGSREEMERDVQAMHGYGLWATLTQDRN; encoded by the coding sequence GTGAGCGTTGCTGCCCCCGTAGAGATCGAACGTCCCGAATCGGCCGAGGAGACCTTCGCCGTCCCCGAGCCCGATGTCCCCTGGGTGACGCTGGTGCACAACGACCCGGTCAACCTCATGAGCTATGTGACGTATGTCTTCCAGGCCTACTTCGGCTACTCGAAGGACAAGGCGCACAAGTTGATGCTGGACGTCCATCAGAAGGGCCGCGCGGTCGTCTCCAGCGGCAGCCGCGAGGAGATGGAGCGCGACGTCCAGGCCATGCACGGCTACGGGCTCTGGGCCACGCTGACCCAGGACCGCAACTGA
- a CDS encoding DUF2017 domain-containing protein, producing MAGHFEATPGGGASVALDEVEIAILRSLAVQLLELVGPGDEPADGEDPLASLFAEGPSEPPTDPALARLFPEAYGDEDKELREASAEFRRFTENDLRTRKREDALLVVRTLDALTPTGDGGAVLTLTADECRSWLGSLNDLRLTIGTRLEVSDEDEGQDGSLYRLPDSDPRKPMVMAYLWLGALQETLIETLMPH from the coding sequence ATGGCCGGCCACTTCGAGGCCACCCCCGGCGGCGGCGCGTCCGTCGCTCTCGACGAGGTCGAGATCGCGATCCTGCGCTCCCTCGCCGTCCAGCTCCTGGAACTGGTGGGCCCCGGCGACGAACCCGCCGACGGCGAGGACCCGCTCGCCTCCCTCTTCGCCGAGGGCCCGAGCGAACCGCCCACCGACCCGGCGCTCGCCAGGCTCTTCCCCGAGGCGTACGGGGACGAGGACAAGGAACTGCGCGAGGCTTCGGCGGAGTTCCGCCGCTTCACCGAGAACGACCTGCGCACCCGCAAGCGCGAGGACGCCCTCCTCGTCGTACGGACGCTCGACGCGCTCACGCCGACCGGGGACGGCGGCGCGGTGCTCACCCTCACCGCCGACGAGTGCCGCAGCTGGCTGGGCTCCCTCAACGACCTCAGGCTGACCATCGGCACCCGTCTCGAGGTGTCCGACGAGGACGAGGGGCAGGACGGATCGCTCTACCGGCTTCCCGACAGCGATCCGCGCAAGCCGATGGTGATGGCCTATCTCTGGCTGGGCGCCCTCCAGGAAACGCTCATCGAAACACTGATGCCCCACTGA